A single window of Chitinophaga sp. XS-30 DNA harbors:
- a CDS encoding universal stress protein: protein MKTILVPTDFSTCANNATNFAVQSAKYFPAEIVLLHAIDADGGLYTDYMGVNREFSESLMEEAGEHLSQVKKAILETEGIAVKTTLFRGSVHEAILKTAADIDADITIMGTYGTSSFGDKLWGSKTAAIIGKSKIPVMVVPFGYEWKKPENIMMATTRFEREPAVLDFLFELADQYKAGVRVAVFTDEDDDKAGTFLEHRFNMEHYGSMLSETYEAQQITAVNLYGPEFEEGIQRYIDENGIDMLVMITYQRSFWDRIFHPSKTKRMSYQTKVPLLAIPAK, encoded by the coding sequence ATGAAAACGATTTTAGTACCCACCGACTTTTCTACCTGCGCAAACAATGCCACCAATTTTGCCGTACAGTCCGCCAAATATTTCCCGGCAGAGATCGTTCTGTTGCATGCCATCGATGCTGATGGCGGGTTATACACCGATTACATGGGCGTAAACCGGGAATTCAGCGAATCGCTCATGGAAGAAGCCGGCGAGCATCTGTCACAGGTTAAAAAAGCCATCCTGGAAACAGAAGGTATTGCTGTTAAAACAACCTTGTTCAGAGGTTCTGTACATGAAGCCATTCTTAAGACAGCAGCTGATATTGATGCCGATATCACTATAATGGGCACATACGGCACCAGCAGTTTCGGGGACAAACTATGGGGCAGCAAAACCGCTGCGATCATCGGTAAAAGCAAGATACCCGTAATGGTGGTCCCGTTTGGCTACGAATGGAAAAAACCGGAAAACATCATGATGGCCACCACCAGGTTTGAAAGGGAACCGGCGGTCCTCGATTTTCTTTTTGAACTGGCGGATCAGTACAAAGCCGGTGTACGCGTGGCCGTATTTACAGATGAGGACGATGACAAAGCCGGCACATTCCTGGAACATCGCTTTAACATGGAACATTACGGCAGTATGCTGAGCGAGACATATGAAGCGCAGCAGATCACTGCTGTTAACCTTTATGGCCCCGAGTTTGAGGAAGGGATACAGCGGTATATCGATGAAAATGGAATTGATATGCTGGTGATGATCACCTACCAGCGTAGTTTCTGGGACAGGA
- a CDS encoding DNA-3-methyladenine glycosylase: MNAVFDIPVQAPFSFAECHWFLNRNFDECLHRLGPDHVVKAIKIDGTPVLMEVSGGVDCLRVKVLQPACTPEIKEAITSYLCVWFDLDRDIRPFYGQLKKYPALAYMTADFRGLRLVGIPDLFEAIAWSIIGQQINLKFAYRLKRRIVEAYGETVEHDGVPHYIFPEASRLAAVQPDDLRAMQFSASKAQYLVTAARAFADGLVSKEILLLLPDHASRQKALTAIKGIGIWTANYALMKSLGEQSSIPFGDAGLLNALLRHNVIDDKTDQAKMAAFFQQFPGWESYVVFYCWRSLSRSDFQR, from the coding sequence ATGAATGCTGTTTTTGATATCCCCGTACAAGCGCCTTTCAGCTTTGCGGAATGCCACTGGTTCCTCAACCGGAATTTTGATGAATGCCTGCACCGTCTTGGCCCGGATCATGTTGTCAAGGCAATTAAGATAGACGGCACTCCTGTGCTGATGGAGGTTTCCGGGGGTGTGGATTGTTTGCGGGTGAAAGTCCTGCAGCCGGCGTGCACACCGGAAATAAAGGAAGCTATTACCAGTTACCTCTGCGTGTGGTTTGACCTGGACAGGGATATCCGGCCTTTTTACGGGCAGTTGAAAAAATATCCGGCGCTGGCTTATATGACAGCAGATTTCAGAGGATTGCGGCTCGTGGGCATACCCGATCTGTTTGAAGCCATCGCCTGGAGCATTATCGGGCAGCAGATCAACCTTAAATTCGCCTACCGGCTTAAACGGCGGATCGTGGAGGCTTACGGGGAGACCGTTGAGCACGATGGCGTCCCGCATTACATCTTTCCTGAAGCGTCCCGCCTCGCGGCTGTACAGCCCGATGATCTCCGGGCGATGCAGTTTTCCGCCAGCAAAGCGCAGTATCTGGTTACCGCGGCCAGGGCTTTTGCCGATGGGCTGGTGAGTAAGGAAATACTATTGCTGCTGCCGGACCATGCCTCCCGGCAGAAAGCGCTCACGGCCATCAAGGGCATTGGTATATGGACGGCCAACTATGCGTTGATGAAAAGCCTCGGTGAACAAAGCAGCATCCCTTTCGGAGATGCCGGCCTGCTGAACGCGCTCCTGCGGCATAACGTGATCGATGATAAAACGGATCAGGCAAAAATGGCGGCATTCTTTCAGCAGTTCCCGGGATGGGAAAGCTACGTGGTATTCTACTGCTGGCGGAGCCTGTCGCGCTCCGATTTCCAGCGTTGA
- a CDS encoding Ada metal-binding domain-containing protein has product MIRHHDLSSHHLHHLIRTGKVRFGGHRPGKIYGTLRCASGKKMKKENRVFFESEAAAIHAGYRPCGRCLPEQYQRWKSERDRLRQQ; this is encoded by the coding sequence ATGATCCGTCATCATGATCTATCCTCCCATCATCTTCATCACCTTATCCGCACCGGAAAAGTACGCTTCGGCGGCCACCGGCCCGGAAAGATCTATGGTACGCTCCGTTGTGCCTCCGGTAAAAAAATGAAAAAGGAGAACAGGGTGTTCTTTGAAAGCGAGGCAGCGGCCATACACGCCGGGTACCGCCCCTGCGGCCGTTGCCTGCCGGAACAGTATCAACGCTGGAAATCGGAGCGCGACAGGCTCCGCCAGCAGTAG
- a CDS encoding methylated-DNA--[protein]-cysteine S-methyltransferase, with translation METQQAINYKRIADAIAYYRAHFKLQPSLEEAAEHVHLSVFHFQRMFREWAGVTPKQFLQYLSLEHAKGMLKSSATLFDTAHETGLSGTGRLHDLFIRMEGMTPGEYKNGGEQLHINYSFAESPFGTVIVASTYKGICHMAFADDGPEAAFRELQASFPHAQYTQLLDTIQQNALFIFTQDWDRLHEIKLHLKGTPFQLKVWETLLAIPPGSLSTYAGIAGEINSPAASRAVGTAVGHNPVAFLIPCHRVIRASGELGGYHWGETRKAAIIGWEASRIQRP, from the coding sequence ATGGAAACACAACAAGCCATCAACTATAAACGCATAGCAGACGCAATTGCCTATTACCGGGCGCATTTCAAACTTCAGCCAAGCCTGGAGGAAGCGGCCGAACATGTGCACCTGAGCGTCTTTCATTTTCAGCGGATGTTCAGGGAATGGGCAGGCGTTACGCCAAAGCAGTTCCTGCAATATCTGAGCCTCGAACATGCAAAGGGAATGCTGAAATCCTCCGCCACGCTGTTTGATACCGCCCACGAAACCGGCCTGTCCGGCACCGGCCGCCTGCACGACCTTTTTATCAGGATGGAAGGGATGACACCCGGAGAATACAAGAACGGCGGCGAGCAGCTGCACATCAATTACAGCTTTGCGGAAAGCCCGTTCGGCACCGTGATCGTTGCCTCCACATATAAGGGCATCTGCCATATGGCCTTTGCCGATGATGGGCCGGAAGCGGCATTCCGGGAACTGCAGGCCAGTTTTCCCCATGCGCAATACACCCAGTTGCTGGATACGATACAGCAAAACGCGCTGTTCATTTTTACGCAGGACTGGGACCGCCTGCACGAGATCAAACTCCATCTGAAAGGCACTCCCTTTCAGCTGAAGGTCTGGGAAACCCTGCTGGCCATTCCTCCCGGCAGTCTTTCCACGTACGCAGGCATCGCCGGAGAGATCAACAGTCCCGCCGCCTCCCGCGCCGTAGGCACCGCAGTGGGCCACAACCCGGTGGCATTTCTGATCCCCTGCCATCGCGTGATCAGGGCATCCGGCGAACTGGGCGGGTACCATTGGGGAGAAACCCGCAAAGCGGCGATCATTGGCTGGGAAGCCAGCAGAATACAAAGGCCATGA
- a CDS encoding 2OG-Fe(II) oxygenase, producing MTTLLTGITDRLNSKNWSAVSEDLHARGYATVTDVLSPDECASLIAAYQADDTYRKTIVMERYRFGLGEYKYFQYPLPDMITAIRETVYPHLAPVANKWMEVLNTGKHFPATHAELKALCHANGQTKPTVLILQYGEGGFNTLHQDLYGDIFFPLQLVLFLNQPGEDYTGGEFVLTENIPRAQSKANVLQPPRGSMLLFTTSFRPVKGSRGYYRVNMKHGVSPLHSGNRYTLGVIFHDAG from the coding sequence ATGACAACACTACTAACAGGCATTACAGACCGGCTGAATAGCAAAAACTGGTCAGCCGTATCGGAAGATCTGCATGCCAGAGGTTATGCGACCGTAACAGATGTACTCAGTCCCGATGAATGTGCATCGCTGATCGCAGCCTACCAGGCAGACGATACCTACCGGAAAACCATTGTGATGGAACGGTACCGTTTCGGCCTGGGGGAATACAAATACTTTCAGTACCCGCTGCCGGATATGATTACCGCCATCCGCGAAACCGTGTACCCGCACCTCGCTCCCGTTGCCAACAAATGGATGGAAGTATTAAATACCGGCAAACACTTCCCGGCCACGCACGCGGAGCTGAAGGCCCTGTGCCACGCCAACGGGCAAACGAAACCAACGGTACTGATCCTGCAATATGGCGAGGGTGGTTTCAATACCCTGCATCAGGACCTGTACGGCGATATTTTCTTTCCGCTGCAGCTGGTGCTGTTCCTGAACCAGCCGGGAGAAGATTATACCGGCGGGGAGTTCGTGCTGACGGAGAACATCCCGCGGGCACAATCCAAAGCCAATGTGCTGCAGCCCCCGCGCGGGAGCATGCTGCTGTTCACCACCAGTTTCCGGCCGGTAAAAGGCAGCAGAGGATACTACAGGGTGAACATGAAACACGGTGTAAGCCCCTTGCATAGCGGCAATCGCTATACCCTGGGCGTGATCTTCCACGACGCCGGATAA
- a CDS encoding hemerythrin domain-containing protein: MEQHTPIKRHPSLQAISGDHHFGLLLVWKIGEGLRYNVAPGRISRYVLFFFERDLEPHFREEEELLFGKLPADDALRKSAEADHHTLRELAAGIRKHPDDTAMLKAFADTLREHIRFEERTLFHHLQQTLSASDLELAAARARNRGPELDGQWEDVFWKKK, from the coding sequence ATGGAACAACATACACCCATCAAACGGCATCCTTCTCTACAGGCCATTTCCGGAGACCATCACTTCGGTCTTTTACTGGTCTGGAAGATCGGTGAAGGCCTGCGGTACAACGTTGCCCCCGGGCGTATCAGCAGGTATGTGCTTTTCTTTTTTGAACGGGACCTGGAGCCGCATTTCCGGGAAGAGGAAGAACTGCTTTTTGGCAAACTTCCGGCGGACGATGCGCTGCGGAAATCAGCCGAAGCCGATCATCATACGCTCCGGGAGCTGGCTGCGGGCATCCGGAAACACCCGGATGATACTGCTATGCTCAAGGCGTTCGCGGATACGCTGCGGGAGCATATCCGGTTCGAGGAAAGGACCTTGTTCCATCACCTCCAGCAAACCCTGTCCGCTTCAGACCTGGAACTGGCAGCCGCCAGGGCGCGGAACCGCGGGCCGGAACTGGATGGGCAGTGGGAGGATGTTTTCTGGAAAAAGAAATAA
- a CDS encoding 6-carboxytetrahydropterin synthase produces MTKIFRFETAHALYGYAGSCRFIHGHSYVLHVTVRSTQQEDVYLPAPGILLDFKELKKLVQETVITHLDHQLVLSSAYVDANPGMAQEDNLLVMEAEPSAENLLLFIRNAIRGKLPAGTELAGLKLFETQDSFAEWVL; encoded by the coding sequence GTGACAAAGATCTTTCGCTTTGAAACGGCGCACGCCCTTTATGGATATGCAGGCAGCTGTCGTTTTATACACGGTCATTCCTATGTATTGCACGTCACGGTCAGGTCCACGCAGCAGGAGGATGTTTACCTTCCTGCCCCGGGCATACTGCTGGATTTCAAGGAGCTCAAAAAGCTGGTGCAGGAAACGGTGATCACGCATCTGGACCATCAGCTTGTGCTTTCCAGCGCTTATGTGGATGCAAATCCGGGCATGGCGCAGGAAGATAATCTGCTGGTGATGGAAGCGGAGCCATCCGCCGAAAATCTCCTCCTCTTTATCCGGAACGCCATCCGCGGAAAGCTGCCTGCGGGTACTGAACTGGCCGGATTGAAGCTGTTCGAGACACAGGACTCCTTTGCGGAATGGGTTTTATGA
- a CDS encoding Rrf2 family transcriptional regulator — translation MLSKSAEYALRATIYIALKGSVDNKLGIDEISSAIDSPQYFTAKIMQLLTKNNRVVSSVRGPNGGFYLTDAARKLPVRVVLEAVGEDGIITKCVLGLKECSESRPCPMHEQYRSIKVQLRQMFDKTTIQDLANETGKGKLVINNQLVKKK, via the coding sequence ATGCTTTCGAAATCTGCGGAATATGCGCTTCGGGCCACCATTTACATTGCATTGAAAGGCTCGGTGGACAACAAGCTGGGAATTGACGAGATCTCCTCGGCCATTGACTCACCGCAGTACTTCACCGCCAAGATCATGCAATTGCTCACGAAGAACAACCGTGTGGTAAGCTCCGTACGCGGCCCCAACGGCGGCTTTTACCTGACGGATGCTGCCCGTAAACTGCCGGTGCGCGTTGTGCTGGAAGCTGTGGGAGAAGACGGCATCATCACCAAATGCGTGCTCGGCCTGAAGGAGTGCTCTGAAAGCAGACCCTGCCCCATGCATGAACAGTATCGCTCCATCAAGGTACAGCTGCGGCAGATGTTTGACAAAACAACCATACAGGACCTGGCGAATGAAACCGGCAAAGGCAAGCTGGTGATCAATAACCAGCTCGTCAAAAAGAAATGA
- a CDS encoding ABC transporter permease subunit, whose protein sequence is MLTLSKYVLLDLLKNRSVLIYSVVLAILSFSLLSLDGNSTKGLLSLLNITLLFVPIITTLFATIYFFNSLEFIELLLSQPVKRASILLSEYAGMALSLAAAFAGGVGMPLLIMVPGAASLMLILTGVLLTFIFTAIALLIFVLSKDKTRGIGAAIIVSLFFTLLFDGLMMTFIYAFSEYPIDKALVGIMSFNPVDLGRVLMLLQLDVAVLMGYSGALFKQFLGSASGSIYAIICMISWVAVPLLLSVRIFRRKDL, encoded by the coding sequence ATGCTGACCTTAAGTAAATACGTGCTGCTTGACCTGCTGAAAAACAGGTCTGTTTTGATATACTCGGTGGTGCTGGCCATCCTGTCGTTCAGCCTCCTGAGCCTTGACGGCAACAGTACAAAAGGGCTGCTGAGCCTGTTGAATATCACATTGCTGTTTGTGCCGATCATCACTACCCTCTTTGCCACGATCTATTTTTTCAATTCGCTGGAGTTCATTGAGCTCCTGTTGTCCCAACCGGTGAAGCGGGCCAGCATCCTCCTCTCGGAATACGCCGGCATGGCGCTTTCGCTTGCCGCTGCGTTTGCCGGAGGTGTTGGCATGCCTTTGCTGATCATGGTGCCGGGCGCAGCCTCCCTGATGCTGATACTGACGGGCGTATTGCTCACCTTCATTTTTACAGCGATAGCCTTGCTGATATTTGTGCTGTCCAAAGACAAGACGAGAGGCATCGGCGCAGCCATCATTGTTTCGCTGTTTTTCACGCTGTTATTTGATGGCCTGATGATGACCTTCATCTATGCTTTCAGTGAATATCCGATAGACAAGGCGCTGGTAGGCATCATGAGCTTCAACCCGGTAGATCTCGGGCGGGTGTTGATGCTGTTGCAGCTTGATGTGGCGGTATTGATGGGGTATTCAGGGGCTTTGTTCAAGCAATTCCTCGGATCTGCCAGCGGCAGCATTTATGCCATCATCTGCATGATCAGCTGGGTGGCGGTGCCTTTGTTGCTGTCCGTCCGGATTTTCAGGAGAAAAGATCTTTGA
- a CDS encoding ABC transporter ATP-binding protein gives MIRIEKLTKSFGRFKALDNIDLRLEKGQAVSLLGPNGSGKTTLIKSILGLVVPEKGSIAINGQIIREDEHYRANIGYMPQIGRYPDNMTIEQVIHMIRDIRKAPAACDEELYFSFGLNRIKHKKMRTLSGGTRQKVSACLAFLFSPDIYILDEPTAGLDPVANELLKDKIAAECANGKLVLITSHVLSDLDGLISHIIYLQDGRLLFHESVERLQEWTGERKLNKVIANILQEQKPVIC, from the coding sequence ATGATCCGTATAGAAAAACTTACCAAGTCATTCGGCCGGTTCAAGGCGCTGGACAATATCGATCTCCGCCTGGAAAAGGGGCAGGCCGTATCGTTGCTGGGCCCCAACGGCTCCGGGAAAACAACGCTGATCAAATCCATCCTTGGCCTGGTTGTGCCGGAAAAAGGCAGCATCGCCATCAACGGGCAGATCATCCGGGAGGACGAGCATTATCGCGCCAATATCGGGTATATGCCGCAAATAGGCCGGTATCCGGACAATATGACCATCGAACAGGTGATCCACATGATCCGCGATATCCGTAAAGCGCCAGCCGCCTGCGATGAAGAACTGTATTTCAGTTTCGGGCTCAACCGGATCAAACACAAGAAAATGCGTACCCTCTCCGGCGGCACCCGGCAAAAGGTCAGCGCCTGCCTGGCCTTCCTGTTCTCACCGGATATCTACATACTGGACGAACCCACCGCCGGGCTTGACCCTGTGGCCAATGAGCTGCTGAAAGACAAGATCGCTGCCGAATGTGCCAACGGGAAACTGGTGCTGATCACCTCCCATGTGCTGAGCGACCTCGACGGGCTGATCAGCCATATCATTTACCTGCAGGATGGCAGGCTGCTTTTCCATGAATCTGTGGAACGCCTGCAGGAATGGACCGGGGAAAGAAAACTGAACAAAGTAATTGCCAACATCCTGCAGGAACAAAAACCCGTGATATGCTGA
- a CDS encoding nitrous oxide reductase family maturation protein NosD, which translates to MLFRAILLSLLLPAAAGATVVTTGPSRPLQGVLDSARPGDTILLAPGLYRQHDIIVRKPLTIIGLQYPVFDGEKRHQVFIITASNVRIQGITVQHTGRSSMVDMAGIRLQNSRGSVIRDCRFLYTTYAVYLENSRHCIITGNYIKAVTTDELQSGNGVHAWKCDSLLIAGNTISGHRDGIYFEFVTGSSILRNISHNNIRYGLHFMFSHNDTYSYNTFRNNGAGVAVMYTKGVTMHRNTFYHNWGDASYGILLKEISDSRIDSNRFVKNTIGIFMEGSNRIHISGNEFSSNGWAMRVQASCEANVIEGNNFLDNSFDVATNGTMMLNTYKGNYWDKYDGYDLDRDGTGDVPYYPVSLYSVLSERVPAAMILYRSFLTNIMDQAEKMMPTIIPDQLRDDRPRTRKWNL; encoded by the coding sequence ATGCTGTTCAGAGCCATCCTGCTAAGTTTATTGCTCCCCGCAGCTGCCGGCGCTACCGTTGTAACAACGGGGCCATCAAGACCGCTGCAAGGCGTCCTTGACAGCGCACGGCCCGGTGATACCATCCTGCTCGCGCCGGGGCTTTACCGGCAGCATGACATCATCGTCCGCAAACCCCTCACCATCATCGGGCTTCAATACCCGGTATTCGACGGGGAAAAACGCCACCAGGTATTCATCATCACCGCTTCAAACGTCCGCATACAGGGCATCACCGTGCAGCACACCGGGCGCAGCAGTATGGTGGACATGGCGGGGATCAGGCTGCAGAACAGCCGCGGGTCCGTCATCCGCGATTGCCGGTTCCTGTACACCACCTACGCCGTGTACCTGGAGAACAGCAGGCACTGCATCATCACCGGCAACTACATCAAAGCCGTGACAACCGATGAACTGCAATCCGGCAACGGCGTCCATGCCTGGAAATGCGACAGCCTCCTGATCGCCGGCAATACGATCTCCGGCCACCGGGATGGCATCTATTTCGAGTTCGTTACCGGCTCCTCCATCCTCCGGAACATCTCTCATAACAATATCCGGTACGGCCTCCATTTCATGTTTTCCCATAACGATACCTACAGCTATAATACCTTTCGCAACAACGGTGCGGGCGTTGCCGTGATGTACACCAAAGGCGTGACCATGCACAGGAATACCTTTTATCATAACTGGGGAGATGCCTCCTACGGCATTCTCCTGAAAGAGATATCGGACAGCCGTATCGATTCCAACCGCTTTGTCAAAAACACTATCGGGATCTTCATGGAAGGCAGCAACCGGATACACATCAGCGGAAACGAATTTTCGTCGAACGGATGGGCCATGCGCGTACAAGCCAGCTGCGAAGCCAATGTGATCGAAGGGAACAATTTTCTTGACAACTCGTTTGATGTGGCTACCAATGGCACCATGATGCTGAACACTTACAAAGGAAACTACTGGGACAAATACGATGGATATGATCTGGACCGGGACGGAACAGGCGATGTGCCCTATTACCCGGTCAGCCTCTATTCCGTCCTCTCCGAGCGGGTACCGGCGGCCATGATCCTGTACCGGAGCTTTCTGACCAATATTATGGACCAGGCGGAAAAAATGATGCCTACCATCATCCCGGACCAGCTCAGGGATGATCGTCCAAGAACAAGAAAATGGAACTTATGA
- a CDS encoding nitrous oxide reductase accessory protein NosL, translating into MKILLGSLLLLAGMTSACNRAFEPIVYGKDACAHCKMTIIDKRFAAEIVNPKGKVFKFDDISCLRAFTAEIPGSMIFVNAYREKGEQPLNAATAVYLHHPSFKSPMSGNITAFAGKDDAKGLQDSLQLELLTWETLP; encoded by the coding sequence ATGAAAATCCTTTTGGGCAGTCTCCTGCTTCTCGCCGGCATGACAAGCGCATGCAACAGGGCGTTTGAGCCGATCGTTTATGGCAAAGATGCCTGCGCACATTGCAAGATGACCATCATAGACAAACGGTTCGCCGCCGAGATCGTCAACCCGAAGGGCAAGGTGTTCAAATTCGATGATATCAGCTGCCTCCGTGCATTCACCGCGGAAATACCCGGCAGTATGATATTCGTCAATGCCTACCGGGAGAAAGGGGAGCAACCGCTCAACGCCGCCACGGCCGTGTATCTTCATCATCCTTCCTTTAAAAGCCCGATGAGCGGAAATATCACCGCTTTCGCCGGGAAAGACGATGCGAAGGGACTGCAGGACAGCCTGCAACTCGAATTGCTCACCTGGGAAACTTTACCGTAA
- the nosZ gene encoding Sec-dependent nitrous-oxide reductase, which yields MKSTESAVSGDAAAKTYVAPGKYDELYNFVSGGFNGQVSVYGLPSGRLLKLIPVFSVHPENGYGFNEETKPMLQTSYGFVPWDDQHHLALSQTNGEHDGRWLFANANNTPRVGRIDLKTFKTAEIIELPNSGGNHSSPFITENTEYVIAGTRFAIPVGNQESPLDNASFKKNFKSTASFISVDKNTGHMSVSFQIILPGMDLDLSRAGKGPSHGWFFFSTYNTEQASTLLEVNASQKDKDFIVAVNWKKAEEYIKAGKGKKMPVEYYHNVYDEETHSATSRIIKEVLTLDPEELKDMVYLIPCPKSPHGCDVDPSGEFIVGSGKLAALIPVFSYQKLIKAIDDKAFEGEYNGIPVVKYEAALHGEVQKPGLGPLHTEFDGKGNAYTSFFVSSEIVKWSVKDLKVLDRVPTYYSIGHLMVPGGDTKKPYGKYVVAYNKITKDRYLPTGPELAQSAQLYSIDGDKMQLLLDFPTIGEPHYAQAIPAEKIREQSVKFFDINKNKHPYVSLGEKATKVVREGNVVHVYMTAIRSHLTPDNIEGIQVGDEVYFHVTNLEQDWDIPHGFAIKHAPNAELLIMPGETNTLKFVPVKPGIYPFYCTDFCSALHQEMQGYLRVSPKGSNVPLKWGTGEEEAAAPVAAR from the coding sequence ATGAAAAGTACGGAATCTGCTGTCAGCGGAGACGCCGCAGCGAAGACGTACGTTGCCCCGGGCAAGTATGACGAACTGTACAACTTTGTTTCCGGCGGCTTTAACGGACAGGTATCCGTATATGGCCTTCCGTCCGGGCGGCTTCTGAAACTCATCCCGGTATTCTCCGTGCATCCTGAAAACGGGTATGGTTTCAACGAAGAGACCAAACCGATGTTGCAGACCTCCTACGGTTTTGTGCCCTGGGACGATCAGCACCACCTCGCCCTCTCGCAGACCAATGGCGAGCATGACGGCCGCTGGCTCTTCGCCAATGCCAACAATACGCCCCGCGTTGGCCGCATCGACCTGAAAACATTCAAAACCGCGGAGATCATAGAGCTGCCCAACAGCGGCGGCAACCACTCCTCCCCTTTTATTACGGAGAACACGGAATATGTGATCGCCGGCACACGCTTCGCCATACCGGTAGGCAACCAGGAATCACCGCTGGACAATGCCTCCTTTAAAAAGAACTTCAAAAGTACCGCTTCGTTCATCAGCGTGGATAAAAATACCGGGCATATGAGCGTCAGCTTCCAGATCATCCTGCCGGGCATGGACCTCGATCTGAGCCGCGCGGGAAAAGGGCCTTCCCACGGCTGGTTCTTCTTCTCCACCTATAATACGGAACAGGCCAGCACGCTGCTGGAAGTGAATGCCTCCCAAAAGGACAAAGACTTCATCGTTGCCGTTAACTGGAAAAAAGCGGAGGAATACATCAAGGCCGGAAAAGGCAAAAAAATGCCTGTGGAATATTACCACAATGTATATGATGAAGAAACGCACAGCGCCACTTCCCGTATCATCAAAGAAGTGCTGACGCTGGACCCCGAAGAGCTGAAAGACATGGTGTACCTCATCCCCTGCCCGAAATCTCCCCACGGCTGTGACGTAGATCCCTCCGGCGAGTTCATCGTAGGCAGCGGGAAACTGGCCGCCCTGATCCCCGTGTTCTCTTACCAGAAACTGATCAAAGCCATTGACGATAAAGCGTTCGAAGGCGAATACAACGGCATCCCCGTTGTCAAATACGAAGCAGCGCTGCATGGTGAAGTCCAGAAGCCGGGGCTTGGGCCTTTGCATACGGAATTTGACGGAAAGGGCAACGCCTACACCTCCTTCTTCGTATCGTCCGAGATCGTGAAATGGAGCGTGAAAGACCTGAAAGTGCTGGATCGCGTTCCCACCTACTACTCTATCGGCCACCTCATGGTGCCGGGCGGCGACACAAAAAAGCCCTACGGAAAATATGTAGTGGCTTACAACAAGATCACCAAAGACCGCTATCTGCCAACAGGACCGGAACTGGCACAAAGCGCGCAGCTCTATTCCATCGACGGGGACAAGATGCAACTACTGCTGGATTTCCCCACCATCGGCGAACCACACTACGCCCAGGCCATTCCGGCGGAAAAGATCAGGGAGCAAAGCGTCAAGTTCTTCGACATCAACAAGAACAAACATCCTTACGTTTCACTTGGAGAAAAAGCCACAAAGGTAGTACGCGAAGGAAATGTTGTGCATGTGTATATGACAGCCATCAGATCACACCTTACACCGGATAATATAGAAGGCATCCAGGTGGGTGACGAAGTGTACTTCCATGTGACCAACCTGGAGCAGGACTGGGACATACCGCACGGGTTCGCCATCAAACATGCGCCGAATGCGGAGTTGCTGATCATGCCCGGGGAAACAAATACCCTGAAGTTCGTTCCGGTAAAACCGGGAATATATCCCTTCTACTGCACGGACTTCTGTTCCGCGCTTCACCAGGAGATGCAGGGTTACCTGAGAGTATCTCCCAAAGGCAGCAACGTTCCCCTGAAATGGGGCACGGGCGAAGAGGAAGCGGCAGCTCCCGTAGCAGCAAGATGA
- a CDS encoding cytochrome c has product MMNLRYLLIFSLAALLALAGCGGNQEGSGQETSSAEAPADNSLVAGKTDNADPKGIGKFRDVPLTHPLDEAMVVKGREISDVKCMSCHKLTDQKLVGPGWKGVTDRRTPEWIMNFITNVDEMLEKDSEAQAMLELCMVRMPNQNLTDEEARAVLEFMRKNDGKN; this is encoded by the coding sequence ATGATGAATCTCAGATATCTCCTCATTTTTTCCCTTGCAGCGCTGCTGGCACTGGCAGGCTGCGGCGGCAACCAGGAAGGATCGGGCCAGGAAACATCCTCGGCAGAGGCCCCGGCAGACAACAGTCTTGTTGCCGGCAAAACCGACAATGCTGATCCCAAAGGCATCGGCAAGTTCAGGGACGTTCCGCTTACCCATCCGCTGGATGAAGCCATGGTCGTCAAAGGCCGTGAGATCTCCGATGTCAAATGTATGTCCTGCCACAAGCTGACAGACCAGAAACTGGTTGGCCCGGGCTGGAAGGGCGTAACAGACCGGAGAACACCGGAATGGATCATGAATTTTATCACCAATGTGGACGAGATGCTGGAAAAGGACTCCGAAGCGCAAGCCATGCTGGAGCTATGTATGGTAAGGATGCCTAACCAGAACCTGACCGATGAGGAAGCAAGGGCCGTACTGGAATTTATGCGCAAAAATGATGGAAAGAACTAA